The nucleotide sequence CAAGAAGGCAGACTTCTTCCTTGGAAGAATGTCATAGATAACATCGCAGTAGGCCTTTTGGCTAGAGGAGACAAAAAAAGTGAAGCTTTGCAAAAATCAGAAGAGATAGCACTGAAATTTGGACTTGAAGAGGATGATTTTGAAAAGTTTCCAAAAGATCTAAGCGGTGGGATGAAACAAAGGGTAAACTTTGCAAGGGCCTTAGTGACAAAGCCATCACTTCTGTTTTTAGATGAACCGTTTTCTGCTTTGGATATAGGGTTAAAAAGGGAGTTGTATACCCATCTTTTAGAGAGTTGTAAAGAAGATAATATGAGCATACTTTTTATTACGCATGATCTGATGGAAGGAATCCGCTTGAGTGATGAAATTTTACTTCTTGAAGCAGACCCTGGCCATATAGTAAAAACCTTTACATATGACACACCAAAAGATAAAAGAGATGATACCTTTGTTTATGAAGAGAGTGCAAAGATACTTCAAGACAAAGAGATTATCCAAACATTTGAATTAAACACTCTGGAGTTGAAATAATGCAAAACAAAGAAGAGAAACTACACGCAACCAATCATTATCTATATTATCCGGATGAAGAGAACATACCTCCCTATCTGGCTTACGGATTTCGTCCTATATTTTTACTTTTAGCTCCTTATCTGATACTCTCAATGGTACTTTGGGGATTTGTCTGGAGTGGCGTTATCAATATACCTTTTATGGACAATGTATTAGTCTGGCATGTCTATGAGATGCTCTTTGGCATACTCACCGCCGGTGTTATGGCATTTTTAACGACAGGGCTTCCTGAACTCTTTCCAGGAACGGTGCCTTTGGTTGGAAAAAAATTAAAGTATGTCATGCTTCTTTGGATAGCAGGACGCATAAGCTTTTGGTTCATAGATATTACCGGTGTTTATCTA is from Sulfurimonas paralvinellae and encodes:
- a CDS encoding ATP-binding cassette domain-containing protein translates to MEKLEVKHLTHHFGFTEILHDINFTLKKGEVLSIVGPSGGGKTTLLHLCAGLLDVEEGSIYNSFQSSAFAFQEGRLLPWKNVIDNIAVGLLARGDKKSEALQKSEEIALKFGLEEDDFEKFPKDLSGGMKQRVNFARALVTKPSLLFLDEPFSALDIGLKRELYTHLLESCKEDNMSILFITHDLMEGIRLSDEILLLEADPGHIVKTFTYDTPKDKRDDTFVYEESAKILQDKEIIQTFELNTLELK